A window of the Microtus pennsylvanicus isolate mMicPen1 chromosome 4, mMicPen1.hap1, whole genome shotgun sequence genome harbors these coding sequences:
- the Slc4a9 gene encoding anion exchange protein 4 isoform X4, whose amino-acid sequence MKLPGQEEFEHSSAHENVLAEELDSGLGPGPSLGGPSDTDNGESGVSKDPLLFIQLNELLGWPQVLEWRETGRWMLFEEKLEVDAGRWSAPHVPTLALPSLQNLRSLLAEGIVLLDCQAQSLLELVEQVISGESLSPELRGQLQALLLQRPQHHIQTAGIRPCRGPNAFRNASFDEDTPMKLQNPLKQKLPPGAEAAAVLAGELGFLAQPLGAFVRLRNPVVLEPLTEVILPSRFFCLLLGPPTLGRSYHEMGRAAAVLLSDPQFQWSVRRANNLHDLLAALDAFLQEVTTLPPGRWDRTARIPPPKCLPSQHKRPLSELQEVTGLSRGSAAQARDRHHHGQHAPSPELQRTGRLFGGLVQDVRRKACWYPSDFLDALHPQCFSAVLYIYLATVTNAITFGGLLGDATEGAQGVLESFLGTAVAGAAFCLMAGQPLTILSSTGPVLVFERLLFSFSRDHSLDYLPFRLWVGIWVATFCLVLVATEASLLVRYFTRFTEEGFCALISLIFIYDAVGKMLNLIRAYPIQRPGSPAQGCFCQFPGPGGNASEWTSTKHKDTDVLSHLGLVNASLLSPPECIRQGGYPRGPSCHTVPDIAFFSLLLFFTSFLCAMALKHVKNSRLFPSVVRKVFSDFSSVLAILLGCGLDAFLGLATPKLLVPTEFKPTLPGRGWLVSPFGANPWWLSVAAALPALLLSILIFMDQQITAVILNRAEYRLQKGAGFHLDLFCVAVLMLLTSALGLPWEQRLTGLVVFILTGVSIFLAPVLKFIPMPVLYGIFLYMGVAALSSIQFMKRVQLLLMPTKHQPDMLLLRHVPLSRVHLFTAIQLACLGLLWIIKSTPAAIIFPLMLLGLVGVRKALEWVFSPLELLWLDELMPEEEKNIPESGLEPEHLFSRDGNEDSELMYQPKTPEINISVN is encoded by the exons ATGAAGCTGCCAGGGCAAGAGGAATTTGAACATTCCAGTGCTCATGAAAATGTTCTTGCTGAGGAACTGGACAGTGGCCTTGGCCCTGGTCCCAGCCTTGGTGGTCCCTCAGACACAGACAATGGGGAATCGGGGGTATCCAAGGATCCTCTGCTCTTCATTCAACTAAACGAGCTGTTGGGCTGGCCCCAGGTGCTGGAGTggagggagacaggcag GTGGATGCTGTTTGAAGAAAAGCTAGAAGTAGATGCGGGCCGGTGGAGTGCCCCCCATGTGCCTACCCTGGCACTACCCAGCCTCCAGAACCTTCGAAGCCTCTTGGCTGAGGGTATTGTACTGCTGGACTGCCAAGCTCAGAGCCTCCTGGAGCTTGTGG AACAAGTGATCAGTGGAGAGTCACTGAGCCCGGAACTGAGAGGACAGCTCCAAGCCTTGCTGCTGCAGAGACCCCAGCACCACATTCAGACCGCAGGCATCAGGCCCTGCAGAG GGCCCAATGCTTTCAGAAATGCTTCTTTTGATGAGGACACACCCATGAAG CTCCAGAACCCCTTGAAACAGAAGCTGcctccaggagcagaggcagcagcagtgCTGGCAGGAGAGCTGGGCTTCCTGGCTCAGCCACTAGGGGCCTTCGTGAGACTGCGGAATCCAGTGGTGCTGGAACCTCTTACAGAGGTGATCCTGCCTAGCAG GTTTTTCTGTCTCCTTCTGGGTCCTCCTACCCTGGGAAGGAGCTACCATGAGATGGGTCGGGCAGCAGCTGTCCTCCTCAGTGACCCG CAATTCCAGTGGTCAGTTCGTCGGGCAAACAATCTTCATGACCTTCTGGCAGCCCTGGATGCCTTTCTACAGGAGGTGACAACTCTACCCCCAGGTCGGTGGGACCGGACAGCCCGGATTCCCCCGCCCAAATGCCTACCCTCTCAGCACAAAAG ACCCCTCTCAGAACTGCAGGAAGTCACCGGCCTCTCCCGTGGGAGTGCGGCGCAGGCAAGGGACAGgcaccaccatggccagcatGCACCCAGCCCGGAGTTACAAAGGACGGGCAG GCTGTTTGGGGGTCTTGTCCAGGACGTGCGCCGGAAGGCATGCTGGTACCCCAGCGATTTCTTGGACGCCCTACACCCCCAGTGTTTCTCGGCTGTGCTCTACATTTACCTGGCCACAGTAACGAACGCCATCACTTTTGGGGGTCTGCTGGGAGATGCCACTGAAGGTGCCCAG GGAGTGCTGGAGAGTTTCCTGGGCACAGCGGTGGCTGGAGCTGCCTTCTGCCTGATGGCAGGCCAGCCCCTCACCATCCTTAGCAGCACGGGGCCAGTGCTGGTGTTTGAGCGCCTGCTCTTTTCTTTTAGCAG AGATCACAGCCTGGACTACCTGCCCTTCCGCCTATGGGTGGGCATCTGGGTGGCCACGTTTTGCCTGGTGCTGGTGGCTACAGAGGCCAGCTTGCTGGTGCGCTACTTCACCCGATTCACAGAGGAAGGATTCTGTGCTCTTATCAGCCTCATCTTCATTTATGATGCTGTGGGGAAAATGCTGAACTTGATCCGTGCCTATCCAATCCAAAGGCCAGGATCTCCTGCCCAGGGTTGCTTCTGTCAATTCCCAGGCCCAGGAG GAAATGCGTCAGAGTGGACAAGTACAAAGCACAAAGACACAGATGTCTTAAGT CACCTAGGCCTGGTCAATGCATCCTTGCTGTCTCCACCTGAGTGCATCCGGCAAGGAGGCTACCCTCGTGGTCCCAGCTGTCACACGGTGCCAGACAttgccttcttctctcttctcctcttctttacGTCCTTCCTTTGTGCCATGGCCCTCAAGCATGTAAAGAATAGCCGCCTCTTCCCCTCTGTG GTGCGCAAGGTGTTCAGCGACTTCTCCTCAGTCCTGGCCATCCTGCTAGGCTGCGGCCTTGATGCTTTTCTGGGCCTAGCCACACCGAAGCTCTTGGTGCCCACAGAATTCAAG CCTACACTCCCTGGGCGTGGTTGGCTGGTGTCTCCTTTTGGAGCTAACCCCTGGTGGCTGAGTGTGGCAGCTGCCTTGCCTGCTCTGCTGCTGTCTATCCTTATCTTCATGGACCAGCAAATCACAGCCGTTATCCTCAACCGTGCAGAATACAGACTGCAG AAGGGAGCTGGCTTCCACCTGGACCTCTTCTGTGTAGCTGTTTTGATGCTGCTCACATCAGCACTTGGGCTGCCCTG GGAGCAGAGGCTGACGGGTTTGGTGGTGTTCATCCTTACAGGCGTCTCCATCTTCCTGGCACCTGTGCTCAAG TTCATCCCAATGCCTGTGCTCTACGGCATCTTCCTCTACATGGGGGTAGCAGCACTCAGCAGCATCCAG TTCATGAAGAGAGTGCAGCTATTGTTGATGCCAACAAAACATCAGCCAGACATGCTGCTCTTGCGGCATGTACCTCTGAGCAGAGTCCACCTGTTCACGGCCATCCAGCTTGCCTGCCTGGGTCTGCTTTGGATTATCAAGTCTACTCCTGCAGCCATTATCTTCCCACTTATG tTACTGGGCCTCGTGGGAGTCAGAAAAGCTCTGGAGTGGGTCTTTTCACCACTGGAACTCCTCTGGCTGGATGAGCTCATGCCAGAGGAGGAGAAGAACATCCCTGAGAGTGGACTGGAGCCAGAGCACTTGTTCAGTAGAGACGGCAATGAAGAT TCAGAATTGATGTATCAGCCAAAGACTCCAGAAATCAACATCTCTGTGAATTAG
- the Slc4a9 gene encoding anion exchange protein 4 isoform X1, with protein MKLPGQEEFEHSSAHENVLAEELDSGLGPGPSLGGPSDTDNGESGVSKDPLLFIQLNELLGWPQVLEWRETGRWMLFEEKLEVDAGRWSAPHVPTLALPSLQNLRSLLAEGIVLLDCQAQSLLELVEQVISGESLSPELRGQLQALLLQRPQHHIQTAGIRPCRGPNAFRNASFDEDTPMKLQNPLKQKLPPGAEAAAVLAGELGFLAQPLGAFVRLRNPVVLEPLTEVILPSRFFCLLLGPPTLGRSYHEMGRAAAVLLSDPQFQWSVRRANNLHDLLAALDAFLQEVTTLPPGRWDRTARIPPPKCLPSQHKRPLSELQEVTGLSRGSAAQARDRHHHGQHAPSPELQRTGRLFGGLVQDVRRKACWYPSDFLDALHPQCFSAVLYIYLATVTNAITFGGLLGDATEGAQGVLESFLGTAVAGAAFCLMAGQPLTILSSTGPVLVFERLLFSFSRDHSLDYLPFRLWVGIWVATFCLVLVATEASLLVRYFTRFTEEGFCALISLIFIYDAVGKMLNLIRAYPIQRPGSPAQGCFCQFPGPGGNASEWTSTKHKDTDVLSVHLGLVNASLLSPPECIRQGGYPRGPSCHTVPDIAFFSLLLFFTSFLCAMALKHVKNSRLFPSVVRKVFSDFSSVLAILLGCGLDAFLGLATPKLLVPTEFKPTLPGRGWLVSPFGANPWWLSVAAALPALLLSILIFMDQQITAVILNRAEYRLQKGAGFHLDLFCVAVLMLLTSALGLPWYVSATVISLAHMDSLRRESRACVPGEAPHFLGIREQRLTGLVVFILTGVSIFLAPVLKFIPMPVLYGIFLYMGVAALSSIQFMKRVQLLLMPTKHQPDMLLLRHVPLSRVHLFTAIQLACLGLLWIIKSTPAAIIFPLMLLGLVGVRKALEWVFSPLELLWLDELMPEEEKNIPESGLEPEHLFSRDGNEDSELMYQPKTPEINISVN; from the exons ATGAAGCTGCCAGGGCAAGAGGAATTTGAACATTCCAGTGCTCATGAAAATGTTCTTGCTGAGGAACTGGACAGTGGCCTTGGCCCTGGTCCCAGCCTTGGTGGTCCCTCAGACACAGACAATGGGGAATCGGGGGTATCCAAGGATCCTCTGCTCTTCATTCAACTAAACGAGCTGTTGGGCTGGCCCCAGGTGCTGGAGTggagggagacaggcag GTGGATGCTGTTTGAAGAAAAGCTAGAAGTAGATGCGGGCCGGTGGAGTGCCCCCCATGTGCCTACCCTGGCACTACCCAGCCTCCAGAACCTTCGAAGCCTCTTGGCTGAGGGTATTGTACTGCTGGACTGCCAAGCTCAGAGCCTCCTGGAGCTTGTGG AACAAGTGATCAGTGGAGAGTCACTGAGCCCGGAACTGAGAGGACAGCTCCAAGCCTTGCTGCTGCAGAGACCCCAGCACCACATTCAGACCGCAGGCATCAGGCCCTGCAGAG GGCCCAATGCTTTCAGAAATGCTTCTTTTGATGAGGACACACCCATGAAG CTCCAGAACCCCTTGAAACAGAAGCTGcctccaggagcagaggcagcagcagtgCTGGCAGGAGAGCTGGGCTTCCTGGCTCAGCCACTAGGGGCCTTCGTGAGACTGCGGAATCCAGTGGTGCTGGAACCTCTTACAGAGGTGATCCTGCCTAGCAG GTTTTTCTGTCTCCTTCTGGGTCCTCCTACCCTGGGAAGGAGCTACCATGAGATGGGTCGGGCAGCAGCTGTCCTCCTCAGTGACCCG CAATTCCAGTGGTCAGTTCGTCGGGCAAACAATCTTCATGACCTTCTGGCAGCCCTGGATGCCTTTCTACAGGAGGTGACAACTCTACCCCCAGGTCGGTGGGACCGGACAGCCCGGATTCCCCCGCCCAAATGCCTACCCTCTCAGCACAAAAG ACCCCTCTCAGAACTGCAGGAAGTCACCGGCCTCTCCCGTGGGAGTGCGGCGCAGGCAAGGGACAGgcaccaccatggccagcatGCACCCAGCCCGGAGTTACAAAGGACGGGCAG GCTGTTTGGGGGTCTTGTCCAGGACGTGCGCCGGAAGGCATGCTGGTACCCCAGCGATTTCTTGGACGCCCTACACCCCCAGTGTTTCTCGGCTGTGCTCTACATTTACCTGGCCACAGTAACGAACGCCATCACTTTTGGGGGTCTGCTGGGAGATGCCACTGAAGGTGCCCAG GGAGTGCTGGAGAGTTTCCTGGGCACAGCGGTGGCTGGAGCTGCCTTCTGCCTGATGGCAGGCCAGCCCCTCACCATCCTTAGCAGCACGGGGCCAGTGCTGGTGTTTGAGCGCCTGCTCTTTTCTTTTAGCAG AGATCACAGCCTGGACTACCTGCCCTTCCGCCTATGGGTGGGCATCTGGGTGGCCACGTTTTGCCTGGTGCTGGTGGCTACAGAGGCCAGCTTGCTGGTGCGCTACTTCACCCGATTCACAGAGGAAGGATTCTGTGCTCTTATCAGCCTCATCTTCATTTATGATGCTGTGGGGAAAATGCTGAACTTGATCCGTGCCTATCCAATCCAAAGGCCAGGATCTCCTGCCCAGGGTTGCTTCTGTCAATTCCCAGGCCCAGGAG GAAATGCGTCAGAGTGGACAAGTACAAAGCACAAAGACACAGATGTCTTAAGTGTG CACCTAGGCCTGGTCAATGCATCCTTGCTGTCTCCACCTGAGTGCATCCGGCAAGGAGGCTACCCTCGTGGTCCCAGCTGTCACACGGTGCCAGACAttgccttcttctctcttctcctcttctttacGTCCTTCCTTTGTGCCATGGCCCTCAAGCATGTAAAGAATAGCCGCCTCTTCCCCTCTGTG GTGCGCAAGGTGTTCAGCGACTTCTCCTCAGTCCTGGCCATCCTGCTAGGCTGCGGCCTTGATGCTTTTCTGGGCCTAGCCACACCGAAGCTCTTGGTGCCCACAGAATTCAAG CCTACACTCCCTGGGCGTGGTTGGCTGGTGTCTCCTTTTGGAGCTAACCCCTGGTGGCTGAGTGTGGCAGCTGCCTTGCCTGCTCTGCTGCTGTCTATCCTTATCTTCATGGACCAGCAAATCACAGCCGTTATCCTCAACCGTGCAGAATACAGACTGCAG AAGGGAGCTGGCTTCCACCTGGACCTCTTCTGTGTAGCTGTTTTGATGCTGCTCACATCAGCACTTGGGCTGCCCTGGTACGTCTCAGCCactgtcatctctctggcccataTGGATAGTCTTCGGAGAGAGAGCAGAGCCTGTGTCCCTGGTGAAGCCCCTCACTTCCTGGGCATCAG GGAGCAGAGGCTGACGGGTTTGGTGGTGTTCATCCTTACAGGCGTCTCCATCTTCCTGGCACCTGTGCTCAAG TTCATCCCAATGCCTGTGCTCTACGGCATCTTCCTCTACATGGGGGTAGCAGCACTCAGCAGCATCCAG TTCATGAAGAGAGTGCAGCTATTGTTGATGCCAACAAAACATCAGCCAGACATGCTGCTCTTGCGGCATGTACCTCTGAGCAGAGTCCACCTGTTCACGGCCATCCAGCTTGCCTGCCTGGGTCTGCTTTGGATTATCAAGTCTACTCCTGCAGCCATTATCTTCCCACTTATG tTACTGGGCCTCGTGGGAGTCAGAAAAGCTCTGGAGTGGGTCTTTTCACCACTGGAACTCCTCTGGCTGGATGAGCTCATGCCAGAGGAGGAGAAGAACATCCCTGAGAGTGGACTGGAGCCAGAGCACTTGTTCAGTAGAGACGGCAATGAAGAT TCAGAATTGATGTATCAGCCAAAGACTCCAGAAATCAACATCTCTGTGAATTAG